Proteins encoded within one genomic window of Saccharopolyspora pogona:
- a CDS encoding molybdopterin-dependent oxidoreductase, with product MYRQQLSHWGSFTAATTPDGLDVVADPSDPDPALLLRNVPAALDERVRVLAPHVRKGWLEGRGERGRDEYVRVSWAEAVELAAGELDRVRRTYGNEAIYGGSYGWGSAGRFHHAQSQVHRFLNVIGGYTRSVNSYSLGASTPLLRHVVGSDDPISRPTAWPVLAEHTEHFVCFGGIPAKNSQVNSGGISKHAVAGHLRRARERGARFTLISPLRDDLAPELGARWLAPVPGTDTALMLALSHVLVERGWYAEEFLRTRCAGFDEFWKYLSGKADGIPKSPQWAEEICGIDSATIVELAESMATRRTMVTLSWSLQRARYGEQALWAGIALACVLGQVGLPGGGFGHGYGSMAGIGAHPLPYRLPTLPQGENPVREYIPVARVADMLLNPGQEYEYDGERRRYPDIRLVYWAGGNPFHHHQDLARLTEAFRRPEAVIVHDPFWTATARHADIVFPATTTLERNDLGCAREDRALIAMRQVVPPLGESRSDFEIFAALADELGLGEEFTEGRDEWAWLEHLYEQWRQSFDPGLDFQQFWEAGRIELPGGPDDQVLYDQFRAAPQAHPLPTPSGRIELFSQRIDSFGYADCPGHPTWLAAEELEVPPGTGEFPLFLVANNPGTRLHSQLDHGATSAESKLHDREPLRIHPADAEGRGLSTGDIVRISSATGSALAAVVISDDVRPGVVQLATGAWFDPSAPEVATCIHGNPNAVTRDIGTSRLAQGCTGQLTRVEVRPHQAPLPPLRTRTPPIASS from the coding sequence ATGTACCGACAGCAACTCTCGCACTGGGGCTCGTTCACCGCGGCGACCACGCCGGACGGCCTCGACGTGGTCGCCGACCCGAGCGATCCGGACCCGGCACTGTTGCTGCGCAACGTGCCCGCCGCGCTCGACGAGCGGGTGCGAGTGCTCGCGCCGCATGTGCGGAAGGGCTGGCTGGAGGGCCGGGGCGAGCGCGGCCGGGACGAGTACGTACGGGTCAGCTGGGCGGAGGCGGTCGAACTGGCGGCAGGCGAGCTGGACCGGGTCCGCCGCACCTACGGAAACGAGGCGATCTACGGCGGCTCCTACGGTTGGGGTAGCGCGGGCCGGTTCCACCACGCGCAGAGCCAGGTCCACCGCTTCCTGAACGTCATCGGCGGCTACACCCGTTCGGTGAACTCCTACAGCCTCGGCGCCTCCACCCCGCTGCTGCGGCACGTCGTCGGCAGCGACGACCCGATCAGCCGCCCGACGGCGTGGCCGGTGCTGGCCGAGCACACCGAGCACTTCGTCTGCTTCGGCGGCATCCCGGCGAAGAACTCGCAGGTCAACTCGGGTGGCATCAGCAAGCACGCGGTGGCCGGGCACCTGCGCCGGGCGCGGGAGCGTGGTGCCCGGTTCACGTTGATCAGCCCGCTGCGTGACGACCTCGCCCCGGAGCTCGGCGCCAGGTGGCTTGCGCCGGTGCCGGGCACCGACACCGCGCTGATGCTGGCGCTGAGCCACGTGCTGGTCGAACGCGGTTGGTACGCCGAGGAATTCCTGCGCACGCGCTGCGCAGGGTTCGACGAGTTCTGGAAGTACCTGTCGGGCAAGGCGGACGGCATTCCAAAGAGTCCACAGTGGGCGGAGGAGATCTGCGGCATCGACTCGGCCACCATCGTCGAGCTAGCCGAGTCCATGGCGACGCGGCGCACGATGGTGACGCTGAGCTGGTCGCTGCAGCGGGCCCGCTACGGCGAGCAGGCGCTTTGGGCGGGCATCGCGCTGGCCTGCGTGCTCGGGCAGGTCGGCCTGCCCGGCGGCGGATTCGGCCACGGCTACGGCTCGATGGCAGGCATCGGGGCGCACCCGCTTCCGTACCGGCTGCCGACGTTGCCGCAGGGCGAGAACCCGGTGCGCGAGTACATCCCGGTCGCGCGAGTCGCGGACATGCTGCTCAACCCTGGCCAGGAGTACGAGTACGACGGCGAGCGGCGCCGGTACCCGGACATCCGGCTGGTGTACTGGGCGGGCGGGAACCCGTTCCACCACCACCAGGACCTGGCGCGGCTGACCGAGGCGTTCCGCCGACCGGAGGCGGTAATCGTGCACGACCCGTTCTGGACGGCGACGGCCCGGCACGCCGACATCGTGTTCCCGGCCACGACCACGCTGGAGCGCAACGACCTGGGCTGCGCCCGGGAGGACCGCGCGCTGATCGCCATGCGGCAGGTGGTTCCCCCGCTCGGGGAGTCCCGGTCGGACTTCGAGATCTTCGCCGCACTGGCCGACGAACTGGGGCTGGGCGAGGAGTTCACCGAGGGCCGCGACGAGTGGGCCTGGCTGGAGCACCTGTACGAGCAGTGGCGGCAGAGTTTCGACCCCGGCCTGGACTTCCAGCAGTTCTGGGAGGCCGGCCGGATCGAGTTGCCCGGCGGGCCGGACGACCAGGTCCTCTACGACCAATTCCGCGCGGCCCCGCAGGCGCACCCGCTGCCGACGCCGAGCGGACGGATCGAGCTGTTCTCGCAGCGGATCGACTCCTTCGGCTACGCCGACTGTCCCGGGCATCCGACCTGGTTGGCCGCGGAGGAGCTGGAGGTCCCGCCGGGCACCGGCGAGTTCCCGCTGTTCCTGGTCGCGAACAACCCGGGGACCCGCTTGCACAGCCAACTCGACCACGGCGCGACCAGCGCGGAATCCAAGCTCCACGACCGAGAACCGCTGCGCATCCATCCCGCCGATGCGGAGGGCCGAGGACTGTCCACAGGGGACATCGTCCGGATCAGCAGCGCCACGGGCAGTGCCCTCGCGGCGGTCGTGATCAGCGACGATGTCCGCCCGGGCGTGGTCCAGCTCGCGACCGGCGCCTGGTTCGACCCGAGCGCCCCCGAGGTCGCGACCTGCATCCACGGCAACCCGAACGCCGTGACCCGGGACATCGGAACATCCCGCCTGGCCCAGGGCTGCACGGGGCAGCTGACCAGGGTAGAAGTCCGGCCCCACCAGGCCCCACTGCCACCGCTGCGAACCCGAACCCCGCCGATCGCTTCGAGCTGA
- a CDS encoding erythromycin esterase family protein, whose amino-acid sequence MRRARCRRGRWPTATQGSYLRERFGAGYVPVGLTFRSGSPWHELPAPPADFAETVLATGPDAYVLDLRADAPEDVRTWLDAPTRTRLIGPHYDPDDDAAYNLSGGSLAEWLDLVVHVREVSAARLLR is encoded by the coding sequence GTGCGGCGCGCACGGTGTCGCCGGGGGCGCTGGCCCACCGCAACGCAGGGTAGCTACCTGCGCGAACGCTTCGGCGCGGGATACGTCCCGGTCGGATTGACCTTCCGCAGCGGATCGCCGTGGCACGAGCTGCCCGCTCCGCCGGCGGACTTCGCCGAAACCGTCCTTGCCACCGGGCCGGACGCCTACGTGCTCGACCTGCGCGCCGACGCCCCGGAGGACGTGCGCACCTGGCTCGACGCCCCGACGCGGACGAGGCTGATCGGCCCGCACTACGACCCGGACGACGATGCCGCCTACAACCTCTCCGGCGGTTCCCTGGCGGAATGGCTGGACCTCGTGGTCCACGTCCGCGAGGTCAGCGCCGCCCGCCTGCTCCGCTGA
- a CDS encoding erythromycin esterase family protein produces the protein MKRAEQWIKSLAVQLASLDPHAPHADLRPLRDGLRDATVVGLGASSWGTHELAAVAHRMLRFLVEKLGFRSLSLEGDDVASAELDAYVRTGRGDPREVLAGAGPFLRTEEILDAVRWIRSRNEQHPDDPVRLALANEAVEPGQDLADIERGLAANTIRWHERTGHKIVYWGALAHLVNGAARTVSPGALAHRNAG, from the coding sequence CGAGCAGAGCAGTGGATCAAGAGCCTGGCCGTGCAGCTAGCGTCGTTGGATCCCCACGCCCCGCACGCGGACCTCCGGCCCCTCCGGGACGGGCTGCGCGACGCCACCGTCGTGGGGCTCGGCGCGTCGTCCTGGGGAACTCACGAGCTGGCGGCCGTCGCGCACCGCATGTTGCGGTTCTTGGTGGAGAAGTTGGGGTTCCGGTCGTTGTCGTTGGAGGGCGACGACGTAGCGAGCGCTGAGCTCGACGCCTACGTGCGGACGGGGCGGGGCGATCCGCGAGAGGTGCTGGCCGGTGCCGGGCCCTTCCTGCGCACCGAGGAAATCCTCGACGCCGTTCGGTGGATCCGCAGTCGCAACGAGCAGCACCCCGATGACCCGGTGCGGTTGGCCCTGGCGAACGAGGCCGTCGAGCCCGGGCAGGACCTCGCGGACATCGAGCGCGGGTTGGCCGCGAACACCATCCGCTGGCACGAGCGCACCGGGCACAAGATCGTCTACTGGGGCGCCCTCGCGCACCTCGTCAACGGTGCGGCGCGCACGGTGTCGCCGGGGGCGCTGGCCCACCGCAACGCAGGGTAG